The segment CTTTAGATGAAAATGGCAGCGAGATAAAGGATTTTACTAAAGAAGTTTCAATTTATTGCCGATATTAGCTACACCGAAAAGCTATTGCCACAACCGCAAGATGATGATGCGTTGGGGTTTTTAATCTCAAAATTAGAGGCTGTAAGAGTTTCTACAAAATCAAACTGAGAGCCTTCAAGCATAGAAAGTGAGGTTTCATCAATCGCAATTTTCACATTTTCTGTGCCGAAAATTTTATCGTCAGGGTTGAGATTCCTATCAAAATCAAATTTATA is part of the Rickettsiales bacterium genome and harbors:
- a CDS encoding iron-sulfur cluster assembly accessory protein; translation: YKFDFDRNLNPDDKIFGTENVKIAIDETSLSMLEGSQFDFVETLTASNFEIKNPNASSSCGCGNSFSV